A single genomic interval of Haloterrigena salifodinae harbors:
- a CDS encoding DoxX family protein, with translation MATNEATVQWLGKRQEFDYADGVAGYVMVGVRLIVGYWFLHAGWGKLVAGEPFDAAGYLQHAETPIAPLFELVAGTPWLLEFTNVMIPLGEFCIGLGLIVGALVRLAAFFGGVLMVLFYLGNADWANGYVNGDLLGLLMFVLVGVFAAGRLLGVDAYLEETEFVRQRPWLGYLLG, from the coding sequence ATGGCAACTAACGAAGCAACCGTGCAGTGGCTGGGGAAGCGCCAGGAGTTCGACTACGCCGACGGGGTCGCCGGCTACGTGATGGTGGGGGTCCGACTGATCGTCGGTTACTGGTTCCTCCACGCCGGGTGGGGGAAACTCGTGGCCGGCGAGCCGTTCGACGCGGCGGGCTACCTGCAACACGCCGAGACGCCTATCGCCCCGCTGTTCGAGCTCGTCGCCGGGACGCCCTGGCTGCTCGAGTTCACCAACGTGATGATCCCGCTCGGTGAGTTCTGCATCGGACTGGGGCTCATTGTGGGGGCGCTCGTGCGCCTGGCCGCCTTCTTCGGTGGCGTCCTCATGGTGTTGTTCTATCTTGGCAACGCCGACTGGGCGAACGGCTACGTCAACGGCGACCTGCTCGGACTCCTCATGTTCGTGCTCGTCGGGGTCTTCGCCGCGGGACGGCTCCTCGGCGTCGACGCCTACCTCGAGGAGACCGAGTTCGTCCGTCAGCGGCCGTGGCTGGGCTACCTCCTCGGGTAA